Proteins found in one Aspergillus puulaauensis MK2 DNA, chromosome 8, nearly complete sequence genomic segment:
- a CDS encoding uncharacterized protein (COG:I;~EggNog:ENOG410PI9K;~InterPro:IPR016035,IPR002642;~PFAM:PF01735;~SECRETED:SignalP(1-16);~go_function: GO:0004620 - phospholipase activity [Evidence IEA];~go_process: GO:0009395 - phospholipid catabolic process [Evidence IEA]) has protein sequence MISPIALSVLLGAVTAAGSAPSSPESYAPRYVDCPDNIQLVRQPHQISPAETEWVHGRKAVVADSITSYLERLNLAGFDLDDYAARIHRNPDYNVPVIAWATSGGGWRSAFTGIGGLQAIDERTPGSKEAKVGGLFQSLTYLAGLSGGSWSTTSTALSDYIPIHENIKEWHVDINRFTATDFSEFAAPTSSYFETIAEKFAAGFNISTADLMGRGFAYEFVPGVNRTWSSIAELPGFRSFAGPMPILSTSSVNKTSESVEGLYVPEYFSPWYEWNPFEFGSWEFGFVPTKYVGTVPDGNNTAEKCVENLDDAGFVMASVAAAYNFWWLGGISNGTLGQFSKRDELLGKESLETINAAFAEYFNLTLAQIANPSIPNPFNGGKENITFADSSEAGQSDPFTPLIQPERRVDFIMAWDDDGDDAPYRWNNGTNIWDTYNIAKEKGLPFPEIPPVTEMLALNYTLKPVLFGCDTNLTTTRDATSPIVAYFANSPYSWYSNFTWSNANMSNAEFDGVLENSFNLLTQGNGTLSDTWTECLGCAAIDRSLLRMGIERPKVCEECFREHCWSGKAIQGVSKDFVLDPALALNESVGFVEWNRTHPGMDE, from the exons ATGATTTCTCCCATTGCACTTTCAG TTCTCTTGGGAGCTGTCACAGCTGCTGGTAGTGCTCCCTCCAGCCCCGAAAGCTATGCACCGCGCTACGTCGACTGCCCCGACAATATCCAGCTCGTCCGACAACCCCACCAGATCTCCCCAGCAGAGACCGAATGGGTCCACGGTCGTAAAGCAGTCGTTGCCGATTCAATCACTTCCTACCTGGAACGGCTGAATCTCGCCGGCTTCGACCTAGATGATTATGCGGCAAGGATCCACCGGAATCCTGATTACAATGTACCAGTGATAGCATGGGCAACgagcggcggcggctggCGCTCAGCATTCACTGGCATTGGCGGGCTTCAAGCAATTGATGAGAGAACCCCAGGGTCCAAGGAGGCCAAGGTAGGCGGTCTCTTCCAAAGCCTAACCTACCTCGCCGGACTGTCCGGTGGATCGTGGTCAACTACATCCACTGCGTTGAGTGACTATATTCCCATCCATGAGAATATCAAGGAATGGCACGTCGATATCAACCGCTTCACAGCGACAGACTTCAGCGAGTTCGCTGCGCCCACCAGCTCATATTTCGAGACGATTGCCGAGAAGTTCGCGGCGGGGTTCAACATCTCGACTGCAGATCTAATGGGTCGAGGATTTGCCTACGAGTTTGTCCCTGGTGTCAATCGTACCTGGTCCTCGATTGCCGAACTTCCTGGATTCAGGAGCTTTGCGGGTCCAATGCCGATTCTCTCTACGAGCAGTGTGAACAAGACTTCGGAGTCTGTTGAGGGTCTTTATGTGCCTGAGTACTTTTCTCCGTGG TATGAATGGAATCCGTTTGAGTTTGGCTCTTGGGAGTTTGGATTTGTGCCTACCAAGTACGTTGGTACTGTCCCTGATGGAAATAATACTGCTGAGAAGTGTGTTGAGAATCTGGACGATGCGGG ATTCGTCATGGCCTCCGTGGCCGCCGCATACAACTTCTGGTGGCTAGGAGGCATCTCAAACGGCACCCTGGGCCAATTCTCGAAACGAGATGAACTGTTAGGGAAAGAGTCCTTGGAAACCATCAATGCGGCATTCGCAGAGTATTTCAACCTAACCCTCGCCCAGATCGCTAACCCGTCAATCCCGAATCCTTTCAATGGCGGCAAAGAGAATATCACGTTTGCGGACAGTTCAGAGGCTGGACAGTCGGATCCGTTCACGCCTTTGATCCAGCCAGAGCGTAGGGTTGATTTTAT CATGGCCTgggacgacgatggcgatgatgcccCGTACCGTTGGAACAACGGCACCAATATCTGGGATACATACAACATCGCCAAAGAAAAGGGTCTTCCATTCCCGGAGATCCCACCAGTAACGGAAATGCTGGCCCTAAACTACACGCTCAAGCCAGTCCTCTTCGGGTGCGACACGAACCTAACAACAACCCGCGACGCGACCTCCCCGATTGTGGCTTATTTCGCCAATTCCCCATACAGCTGGTACAGCAACTTCACCTGGTCGAACGCGAATATGTCCAATGCCGAATTTGACGGGGTCCTTGAGAATAGCTTCAATCTTCTTACACAGGGAAATGGGACGCTGAGTGACACCTGGACGGAGTGTCTGGGCTGTGCGGCTATTGATCGCAGCTTGCTCCGTATGGGTATTGAGAGACCAAAGGTCTGTGAGGAGTGTTTCCGTGAGCACTGTTGGAGTGGGAAGGCTATACAGGGGGTTTCAAAAGACTTTGTGCTTGATCCTGCTTTGGCACTGAATGAGAGTGTTGGGTTTGTGGAGTGGAATAGGACGCATCCTGGTATGGATGAGTGA
- a CDS encoding uncharacterized protein (SECRETED:SignalP(1-19)), protein MHFSIITLSTALLATMASAHTVDCGGKALSAPIFGLRDSLHVLRKVVDGKSDRDYEQRRYLEPNLCEEVSCLEGTQIRWCNEDPDYGRTMDLVHIVEGASVLFAECQEVYKGEWVAGGVLYHPDKWTVIVQQEDECEP, encoded by the exons ATGCACTTCAGCATTATTACCCTCTCAACCGCTCTCCTCGCCACCATGGCGTCTGCC CACACTGTCGACTGCGGCGGCAAAGCCCTTTCAGCCCCCATATTCGGCCTCCGCGACTCCCTCCACGTCCTCCGCAAGGTCGTGGACGGAAAATCTGACAGAGATTACGAGCAGAGGCGGTACCTCGAGCCGAACCTCTGCGAAGAGGTTTCGTGCCTCGAGGGGACGCAGATTCGTTGGTGTAATGAG GACCCCGACTACGGGCGCACCATGGATCTGGTCCATATTGTTGAAGGCGCCTCGGTGCTTTTCGCCGAGTGTCAGGAGGTGTACAAGGGGGAGTGGGTGGCGGGTGGTGTGCTCTACCACCCTGACAAGTGGACTGTGATTgtgcagcaggaggatgagTGTGAGCCGTAG
- the ALK2_1 gene encoding cytochrome P450 (COG:Q;~EggNog:ENOG410PGYE;~InterPro:IPR002402,IPR002974,IPR036396,IPR017972, IPR001128;~PFAM:PF00067;~go_function: GO:0004497 - monooxygenase activity [Evidence IEA];~go_function: GO:0005506 - iron ion binding [Evidence IEA];~go_function: GO:0016705 - oxidoreductase activity, acting on paired donors, with incorporation or reduction of molecular oxygen [Evidence IEA];~go_function: GO:0016712 - oxidoreductase activity, acting on paired donors, with incorporation or reduction of molecular oxygen, reduced flavin or flavoprotein as one donor, and incorporation of one atom of oxygen [Evidence IEA];~go_function: GO:0020037 - heme binding [Evidence IEA];~go_process: GO:0055114 - oxidation-reduction process [Evidence IEA]), which produces MVSPVLVLAGALFLTILVANYIQNIIHHRRNAKRLNCAPITQGPTDIFGIRPFYRLAQAVREKRWVEYIAGQYANNGYTFGQNVLGRKIVSTIEPENIKAVLATQFNDFCLGTRHREFYPLLGDGIFTLDGAGWTHSRGMLRPQFARDQVADLDLMDGHITRLVELIPKDGSSFDIQPLFFLLTIDSATHFLFGESVGSMGSSDEATNSLLGKSSVGNANGFAQAFNTAQEWLASRSRAANFYWMINPQEFRDSSKRVHEVVDHYVQLALESKKRNPEKKPGDRYIFAEALAAESDDPKLLRDQMLNILLAGRDTTASLLSSCFFYLSRNQAVWKRLRQAIVDEFGDVTTPGGEITHAKLKNIPYLRYVLNETLRLMPPVPLNFRVAVKDTSLPTGGGLNGRSPVYVRKGQVVTYSVFAMHRRKDIWGADAEEFRPERWEENGRRGWEYLPFNGGPRICLGQQYALTEASFTLVRLLQRFDEVVNTDEQVKPAIQSSLTMSHDRGVYVRVRGVDA; this is translated from the exons ATGGTGTCTCCCGTCCTGGTGCTAGCAGGCGCCTTATTCCTAACAATCCTCGTCGCAAACTACATCCAGAACATaatccaccaccgccgcaacGCCAAACGGCTCAACTGCGCACCCATCACCCAAGGCCCAACCGACATCTTCGGCATCAGACCCTTCTACCGACTCGCGCAAGCCGTCCGCGAGAAGCGCTGGGTCGAATACATCGCCGGCCAGTACGCCAACAACGGCTACACCTTCGGGCAAAACGTGCTAGGCCGCAAGATCGTCTCGACGATCGAACCGGAGAACATCAAAGCCGTTCTCGCGACGCAGTTCAACGACTTCTGCCTCGGGACTCGACACCGCGAGTTCTACCCTTTACTCGGGGATGGGATCTTCACGCTCGATGGTGCTGGATGGACGCACTCGCGCGGCATGCTGCGCCCCCAGTTCGCGAGAGACCAGGTCGCGGATCTTGATCTCATGGATGGGCACATTACCCGGTTGGTCGAGTTGATTCCGAAAGACGGCTCCAGCTTCGATATCCAGCCGCTGTTCTTCCTGCTGACCATCGACTCGGCCACGcacttcctcttcggcgAGTCTGTCGGGTCGATGGGTTCTTCTGACGAAGCAACCAACAGCCTCCTAGGGAAATCGTCTGTTGGAAACGCCAACGGCTTCGCGCAGGCCTTCAACACAGCGCAGGAATGGCTTGCGTCGCGATCCCGCGCTGCGAATTTCTACTGGATGATTAACCCGCAGGAGTTCAGGGACTCGAGCAAGCGTGTCCACGAAGTCGTGGACCACTACGTGCAGCTAGCTCTGGAGTCGAAGAAACGAAACcccgagaagaagcccgGGGATCGGTATATCTTCGCGGAAGCCCTTGCGGCGGAGTCTGATGACCCCAAGCTCCTGCGCGACCAGATGCTGAATATCCTGCTTGCGGGCCGCGATACGACGGCGAGTTTGCTGAGCTCGTGTTTCTTCTATCTGTCGCGGAATCAGGCTGTGTGGAAGCGGTTGCGCCAGGCTATTGTGGATGAGTTTGGGGATGTAACGACTCCTGGTGGAGAGATTACGCATGCTAAGTTGAAGAATATCCCGTATTTGCGATATGTGTTGAATGAGA CCCTCCGCCTCATGCCCCCCGTCCCCCTAAACTTCCGCGTCGCAGTCAAAGACACCTCCCTCCCCACCGGTGGCGGCCTCAACGGGCGCTCCCCCGTCTACGTCCGCAAAGGCCAAGTCGTCACATACAGCGTGTTCGCGATGCACCGGCGCAAGGACATCTGGGGCGCCGACGCGGAGGAGTTCCGGCCGGAGCGCTGGGAGGAGAATGGGCGGCGCGGGTGGGAGTATCTCCCGTTCAATGGCGGGCCGAGGATTTGTCTCGGGCAGCAGTATGCACTTACGGAGGCGAGCTTTACGCTGGTCAGGCTGTTGCAGCGGTTTGATGAGGTTGTGAATACGGATGAGCAGGTGAAGCCGGCGATTCAGTCCAGCTTGACCATGTCTCATGATCGGGGGGTTTATGTGCGTGTGAGGGGAGTTGATGCTTAG
- a CDS encoding uncharacterized protein (COG:S;~EggNog:ENOG410PNV9;~InterPro:IPR000791;~PFAM:PF01184;~TransMembrane:6 (i58-80o86-109i116-137o157-177i184-208o220-238i);~go_component: GO:0016021 - integral component of membrane [Evidence IEA]), with protein MSSDIIAGGSGETLNRMKTSESVFLPISRETFEKLYLSPKPPSVEGSLRKKLGNPTPICLMGFLLAATPNSCVLMGWRGAGGNGGAILPVYIFFGGVVQLIGGIGEWVIGNTFSCALFFTYGTFWLVQGATLMPFFATGTNYSPTGNSLEGQQTASYAATTAFYYVFLALLTFFYLICSIRTNLCLFAALFLLVITFSLTAGSFFQLANGAEELGHRLQVAAGAFNFALCIPIWHIFLTQILEAVDFPVRVPVGDLSSVVPGRSQRIRAKAREVNGE; from the exons ATGTCCAGCGATATCATTGCCGGCGGGTCAGGGGAGACCCTCAACCGCATGAAAACCTCAGAGAGCGTCTTCCTCCCCATATCGCGCGAAACCTTTGAGAAGCTGTATCTCAGCCCGAAGCCGCCGTCCGTCGAGGGCAGTCTGCGCAAGAAACTCGGAAATCCCACGCCGATCTGTCTAATGGGATTCTTGCTCGCTGCAACACCGAATTCGTGTGTTTTgatggggtggaggggggCTGGGGGGAATGGGGGGGCTATCTT ACCAGTGTATATCTTCTTTGGCGGCGTTGTGCAGCTGATTGGAGGGATCGGGGAGTGGGTTATTGGGAATACATTCTCCTGCGCTCTGTTCTTTACATACG GGACATTCTGGCTCGTCCAGGGCGCAACCCTGATGCCCTTCTTCGCAACAGGAACGAATTACTCTCCCACCGGCAATTCCCTCGAGGGCCAACAAACCGCCTCTTATGCTGCTACAACAG CATTCTACtacgtcttcctcgccctcctcacCTTCTTCTACCTGATCTGTTCCATCCGGACAAATCTATGCCTATTcgccgccctcttcctcctggttATTACATTCAGTCTGACCGCAGGCTCATTCTTCCAACTTGCCAATGGCGCAGAGGAGCTAGGGCATCGGTTACAGGTG GCCGCCGGCGCATTCAACTTCGCACTGTGCATACCCATCTGGCATATCTTCCTCACGCAGATCCTGGAAGCCGTGGACTTTCCGGTCCGCGTTCCGGTGGGTGATTTGAGCTCGGTTGTTCCGGGACGGAGTCAGAGGATTAGGGCTaaggcgagggaggtgaATGGTGAATGA
- a CDS encoding T6SS phospholipase effector Tle1-like catalytic domain-containing protein (COG:S;~EggNog:ENOG410PJGE;~InterPro:IPR018712;~PFAM:PF09994) — protein MDRPASTNKEFVLCFDGTGYKFRGDDTDSNVIKIYRMLDRNKPSQFHYYQPGIGTYTTSIWQSYEAHKNRLKRWFLNTKDAAVGTTFDEHVMDGYRYLMRFYCPGDCIYIFGFSRGAYVARMVAEMLDHIGLLEAGNEGKVGYVWNIYSQWAKQSNSIDTEQAEKDRLYEYMKALRETFCRPVSQVRFLGLFDTVNSIPRFEVNRNKFLFPYTAKTSARVIRHAVAIDEHRAKFREDLLSDSNPNISEKERKRRARMQGDGQLQQGHYSGEAFYRPSRRQTVDSGDRTLTGSPRASYDAGGCSEDTSYDQDIEEVWFAGSHADIGGGVKLDDDDECFGLSHVPLVWMVNEAQRAGLKFDPEKRKLFHCFDDSEDTYLPGAEKATGDQQETTERSQFRSALWRAATTSRIHDFLRYGQGVAWSTVLTWKIVEYLPLRRMGLQEDGSWRPVRWPVPLGERRDVPKDARVHASAIRRMQANSNYRPDNLIRGKRWKKKCPQEYGIGTWEVYAHHGCPIRETYKKMPDTTGCSGSV, from the exons ATGGACCGACCTGCTTCCACCAACAAAGAGTTCGTCCTGTGCTTCGACGGCACAGGATACAAATTCCGCGGCGACGATACAGATAGCAATGTGATTAAAATATACAGA ATGCTCGACCGCAACAAACCATCCCAATTCCACTACTACCAGCCCGGCATCGGAACCTACACGACCTCAATATGGCAGAGCTACGAAGCGCACAAGAACCGGCTTAAACGGTGGTTTCTCAACACGAAAGATGCAGCTGTGGGGACTACATTCGATGAACACGTCATGGATGGGTATCGATACCTCATGCGCTTTTACTGTCCCGGGGACTGTATCTACATCTTCGGTTTCAGCCGCGGGGCGTATGTCGCGCGCATGGTCGCCGAGATGCTAGACCATATTGGACTCTTAGAGGCAGGGAATGAGGGGAAAGTAGGCTACGTGTGGAATATATACAGCCAGTGGGCGAAACAGAGTAACAGCATCGACACCGAACAAGCCGAGAAGGACAGACTGTATGAGTATATGAAAGCACTGCGGGAGACATTCTGCCGTCCTGTATCGCAGGTACGCTTCCTGGGCTTGTTCGATACGGTTAACAGTATTCCGCGGTTTGAGGTGAATCGCAATAAATTTCTGTTTCCTTATACGGCGAAGACGTCGGCAAGGGTTATTCGGCATGCCGTTGCGATTGACGAACATCGGGCGAAGTTTCGGGAGGATCTCTTGTCGGACTCGAATCCGAATATTagcgagaaggagaggaagaggcgtGCTCGAATGCAGGGGGATGGACAGCTTCAGCAGGGGCATTACAGTGGTGAGGCGTTCTATCGGCCTTCTCGTCGGCAGACTGTGGATTCTGGTGATAGGACGCTTACGGGGTCGCCGAGGGCTTCGTACGACGCCGGTGGCTGTTCTGAAGACACGAGCTATGACCAGGACATCGAGGAGGTGTGGTTCGCTGGATCCCACGCTGATATTGGGGGTGGAGTCAAAttagacgacgacgatgaatgCTTCGGGCTGAGCCATGTGCCCTTGGTATGGATGGTGAACGAAGCGCAGCGCGCAGGGCTGAAATTCGACcctgagaaaagaaagctaTTCCACTGCTTCGACGATTCAGAGGATACTTATCTTCCAGGCGCTGAGAAAGCAACGGGCGATCAACAAGAGACGACTGAAAGATCACAGTTCAGGTCCGCTCTATGGCGAGCAGCTACCACCAGCCGTATACATGACTTCCTCCGGTACGGTCAGGGTGTCGCGTGGTCCACTGTTCTCACTTGGAAGATCGTCGAGTATCTCCCCCTTCGCAGGATGGGCTTGCAGGAGGATGGATCGTGGAGGCCCGTTCGATGGCCTGTGCCTCTTGGGGAGAGACGCGATGTCCCCAAGGATGCGAGAGTCCATGCATCAGCTATTCGCCGCATGCAAGCCAATTCGAATTACCGGCCGGACAATCTGATCCGTGGGAAacggtggaagaagaaatgtcCGCAGGAATATGGGATAGGGACATGGGAGGTGTATGCTCATCACGGCTGTCCTATTCGAGAAACATACAAGAAGATGCCTGACACTACAGGATGTAGTGGCTCGGTCTGA
- a CDS encoding uncharacterized protein (COG:S;~EggNog:ENOG410Q2PB;~InterPro:IPR039535,IPR011045,IPR011047;~PFAM:PF05935,PF14269;~SECRETED:SignalP(1-19);~TransMembrane:1 (n4-15c19/20o579-603i)): protein MAFTMLWLLALFMGLTVQAKPENDDDLYSFITLPGIRAVKYNVEYHGDGRDRVSPGHIFVAPYGQLTPEPPTKQYMPDQVGPCIYDENGVLVWAGAAMFDNRNTFDFRAVHSISDGPHLSFVVGLEFDGSDDGFGVVLNNKFEVAHKIPMRSDLGAFDIHEFNILDDGKTALSINYRSHTKVLEEFGRPGEASYVLSGGFAQIDLPTGEITHVWDSFDQISLSESVHVGSDTPASPPPGWDYMHPNSIDVNEAGDYLMSMRFTNTIYLISPDGHIIWRLGGPHSDFKQDFTFSKQHDAKFIHSNGTHHTISLLNNASDEESNDEPVSSCLFVDVNSIAMTATVVRRYDRPDGALTRLRGNAQLLPNNNLLAGWSSAGYFTESSPEGDLLFSGAFASDRYSTYRAYKFDFTGRPANPPDLLSFVWGTDPDPVTSDLTTTIYVSWNGATDVAGWNFYARGAYDSERVFIGNTTKTDFETMYIARGYLSWISAEAYDAEGNVLSESLIHQTALPEHWESAGFSGASLGRLLPDDPETLYSHGSSSGGSDSDSEAEADNAGVTDPHMAGLAALVRDLQGTVQLILFLMVLLALGLLAAAVGGVYAFFRRGKGRYARVPGKEEEEEVPLGRM from the exons ATGGCGTTCACCAtgctctggctgctggcgctgTTTATGGGCCTGACGGTTCAGGCCAAGCCGGAGAACGACGACGATCTTTACTCGTTTATCACT CTGCCCGGCATCAGAGCAGTCAAATACAACGTCGAGTACCACGGCGATGGCCGCGACCGCGTCAGTCCTGGCCATATCTTCGTCGCGCCCTATGGCCAGCTCACCCCAGAGCCCCCGACCAAGCAGTACATGCCCGACCAGGTGGGCCCGTGTATCTACGACGAGAATGGAGTCCTCGTCTGGGCCGGCGCGGCCATGTTCGACAACCGCAACACGTTCGACTTCCGAGCGGTGCACAGTATAAGCGACGGTCCGCATCTCTCGTTTGTCGTCGGCCTCGAGTTCGACGGGTCGGATGATGGGTTCGGCGTCGTGCTCAACAACAAATTCGAGGTCGCCCATAAAATCCCCATGCGGTCTGACCTGGGCGCGTTCGATATCCACGAGTTCAACATCCTGGACGATGGCAAGACGGCCCTGTCGATTAACTACCGGTCGCATACcaaggtgctggaggagttcGGGCGGCCGGGCGAGGCATCGTATGTGTTGTCTGGAGGATTCGCGCAGATCGACCTGCCCACTGGCGAGATCACCCACGTCTGGGACTCGTTCGACCAGATCAGCCTCTCTGAATCCGTACACGTTGGGTCAGACACGCCAGCGTCGCCTCCCCCGGGCTGGGACTACATGCACCCCAACTCCATCGACGTGAACGAGGCTGGCGACTACCTCATGTCCATGCGCTTCACCAACACAATCTACCTGATCTCGCCAGACGGGCACATCATTTGGCGTCTCGGCGGCCCGCACTCCGACTTCAAGCAGgacttcaccttctccaaacAGCACGACGCCAAATTCATCCACTCCAACGGCACCCACCACACCATCTCgctcctcaacaacgccTCCGACGAAGAATCCAACGACGAGCCGGTCTCCTCCTGCCTCTTCGTCGACGTCAACTCCATCGCCATGACCGCCACCGTCGTCCGCCGCTACGACCGCCCCGACGGCGCCCTCACCCGCCTCCGCGGCAacgcccagctcctcccaaacaacaacctcctcgccggCTGGTCCTCCGCGGGCTACTTCACCGAATCCTCCCCAGAGGGCGACCTCCTCTTCAGCGGCGCCTTCGCCTCAGACCGCTACTCCACCTACCGCGCCTACAAATTCGACTTCACCGGCCGCCCCGCGAACCCACCCGACCTGCTCTCCTTCGTCTGGGGCACAGACCCGGACCCCGTCACATCCGACCTCACGACCACAATCTACGTCTCCTGGAACGGGGCCACCgatgtggctggctggaacTTTTACGCGCGCGGCGCGTACGATTCAGAGCGTGTTTTTATCGGCAATACCACCAAGACGGACTTTGAGACGATGTACATCGCCCGCGGGTATCTGAGCTGGATCTCGGCGGAGGCGTATGATGCTGAGGGGAATGTGCTCAGTGAGTCACTGATTCACCAGACTGCACTGCCGGAGCATTGGGAGAGTGCTGGGTTTAGCGGTGCGAGTCTTGGAAGGCTTTTACCGGATGATCCGGAGACTCTGTACTCCcacggcagcagcagcggcggcagtGATAGTGATAGtgaggcagaggcggataATGCCGGAGTCACGGATCCGCATATGGCTGGTCTTGCGGCGCTGGTGCGCGATCTCCAGGGCACGGTGCAGCTTATCCTCTTCTTGATGGTGCTGCTTGCGCTGGGGTTGCTTGCTGCGGCTGTTGGTGGGGTGTATGCGTTCTTTCGACGCGGGAAGGGGAGGTATGCGCGTGTTCctgggaaggaggaagaggaggaggtgcCGCTGGGTCGCATGTGA
- a CDS encoding translationally-controlled tumor protein (BUSCO:EOG09264U81;~COG:D,Z;~EggNog:ENOG410PJSQ;~InterPro:IPR011323,IPR034737,IPR011057,IPR018103, IPR018105;~PFAM:PF00838), with translation MIIYKDAASSDDILLSDMFDFYEVDGVLYEVDCAMEDVKNDEDEGKDEGEYEGEGEGEEEHDEPQKVNNVVFNFRLQPTSFDKASYGTHFRDYFRRIITSLKQSNASDEEITAFKKGASAHSKRILNSFDRWEFYTGESMDADGMVILLGYREDGTTPFLTYWKHGLTEQEL, from the exons ATGATCATCTACAAG GATGCTGCCAGTTCTGACGATATTTTATTGTCGGACATGTTTGACTTCTATGAAGTCGACGGCGTTCTATACGAAGTTGACTGCGCCATGGAAGATGTAAAAAACG acgaagacgaaggcaaagacgaaggcgaatacgaaggcgaaggcgaaggcgaagaag AACACGACGAGCCTCAAAAAGTCAATAATGTCGTTTTCAACTTCAGACTCCAGCCCACCAGCTTCGACAAGGCCTCGTACGGGACCCACTTCCGAG ACTATTTCAGAAGAATCATTACGTCGCTCAAGCAGAGCAACGCTTCCGATGAAGAAATCACTGCCTTCAAGAAGGGTGCTTCAGCTCACAGCAAGAGAATACTCAATAGCTTTGACAGGTGGGAGTTCTACACAGGCGAATCCATGGATGCAGATGGCAT GGTTATTCTGCTCGGCTACCGCGAGGATGGTACTACGCCGTTCCTGACATACTGGAAGCACGGCCTCACGGAACAAGAGCTCTAA